The Flavobacterium johnsoniae UW101 genomic interval CATATCCTCTAATTCAATCTGCGGACGAGAAAAAACTTTAAACATTTTATCGCCTTGTGAAATTGGTGCCGATTCTTTTTCAATTAAAATTGGATTTGTTTCTGCAACTGTTACACTTGTTTCTTTAAAGAAGGCAACCATCTTTTCAGACTCGTTAAGTTTATGCTCCATTCTTCTCATTCGATCTTCAGAAGCTAAACCAATTTCGAACGACATTGGCGTCAGTCTGAAATCGGCATTATCTTGTCGCAGCAAAGTTCTGTATTCTGCTCTTGATGTAAACATACGATAAGGTTCTTCTGTTCCTTTCGTAATTAAGTCGTCGATCAAAACTCCAATATACGCTTCGTCACGTTTTAAAATTAACGGCGCTTTTTCATGCACTTTTAAATGCGCATTTATTCCTGCCATCAAACCTTGCGAAGCTGCTTCTTCATATCCTGTCGTTCCATTAATTTGTCCGGCAAAATATAATCCTTCAACTAACTTAGTTTCCAAAGTATGTTTCAATTGTGTCGGCGGGAAATAATCATATTCGATTGCATAACCCGGACGGAAGAATTTCACATTTTCAAAACCGGCAACAGAGCGCAAAGCTTTAAACTGAATATCCTCCGGAAGCGAAGTTGAAAATCCGTTTACATAAACTTCACAAGTATTCCATCCTTCCGGTTCAACAAAAAGCTGATGACGTTCTTTATCTGCAAAACGATTAATCTTATCTTCGATCGAAGGACAATATCTCGGACCTAAACTTTTTATTCTTCCGTTGAACATTGGTGAACGATCAAAACCTTCTCTCAAAATATCATGAACATTCAGCGACGTGTATGTCATGTAACAAGAACGTTGTTGCGTTAAAGGTTTTGTCAAATCAGAATATGAAAATTTATCTGGTTTTGCATCTCCTTTTTCTTCGTTCATTTTAGAATAATCCAAAGAACGTCCATCAACTCGTGGCGGCGTTCCTGTTTTCATTCTTCCAGCTTCAAATCCGGCTTTCACTAAATCTTCGGTAATTCCGGTTGCAGCACTCTCGCCTGCTCTTCCTCCTCCAAATTGTTTTTCTCCAATATGAATTAATCCGTTCAAAAAAGTCCCGTTTGTCAACACAACCGATTTGGATCGAATCTCAACTCCAAGTGAAGTTCTGATTCCTTTTATCTTTCCGTTCTCGATAATCAAACCTTTTACCATCTCTTGGTAAAAATCTAAATTTGGAGTTCCCTCCAACATCATTCTCCATTCTTCTGCAAAACGCATTCGATCACTTTGAACTCTCGGCGACCACATCGCAGGTCCTTTTGATTTGTTCAACATCTTAAACTGAATTGCAGTTCGATCTGAAACAATTCCGGAGTATCCTCCAAGCGCATCGATCTCACGAACAATTTGTCCTTTTGCAATTCCTCCCATTGCAGGGTTGCAAGACATCTGGGCAATGTTCTGCAAACTCATTGTAACCAACAAAGTTTTGGATCCTAAATTTGCGGCCGCTGCCGCGGCTTCAGATCCTGCATGACCAGCACCAACTACAATAACATCGTACTCTTCTAAAAACATTTTGTTTTATTATTCTCTGCAAACCGTTTAAGGCAGTTCTCAGAATTAACTTTATTTTCTTTTTGTTCCACGTAGAACGAATCTTTTAATTTCAATCTCAGAAAATCCAAATTCAAAACTTGAAGTTTCCATTCAATGTTTCAAGTTTCACGCTTTACAGCGTACACTTAAAACTATATTTCAATTCCGTTTTTCATTCTTTTACAAAGTAAAACGAAACGAAAAAATTAAAATCAAACCTAAAATTTGGTTCCACGTGGAACCAAATTAATATCAAAAACTATCAAAACATCAGATTTAAAACATTTCTCAAACAAAGCTCAAAACAATTTTAAACCCAAATT includes:
- the mnmG gene encoding tRNA uridine-5-carboxymethylaminomethyl(34) synthesis enzyme MnmG; its protein translation is MFLEEYDVIVVGAGHAGSEAAAAAANLGSKTLLVTMSLQNIAQMSCNPAMGGIAKGQIVREIDALGGYSGIVSDRTAIQFKMLNKSKGPAMWSPRVQSDRMRFAEEWRMMLEGTPNLDFYQEMVKGLIIENGKIKGIRTSLGVEIRSKSVVLTNGTFLNGLIHIGEKQFGGGRAGESAATGITEDLVKAGFEAGRMKTGTPPRVDGRSLDYSKMNEEKGDAKPDKFSYSDLTKPLTQQRSCYMTYTSLNVHDILREGFDRSPMFNGRIKSLGPRYCPSIEDKINRFADKERHQLFVEPEGWNTCEVYVNGFSTSLPEDIQFKALRSVAGFENVKFFRPGYAIEYDYFPPTQLKHTLETKLVEGLYFAGQINGTTGYEEAASQGLMAGINAHLKVHEKAPLILKRDEAYIGVLIDDLITKGTEEPYRMFTSRAEYRTLLRQDNADFRLTPMSFEIGLASEDRMRRMEHKLNESEKMVAFFKETSVTVAETNPILIEKESAPISQGDKMFKVFSRPQIELEDMLKFEKVDSYIKENNLDEEIVEQAVIQVKYSGYIEKERNNADKLNRLEEVKIPENFDYNKIKSMSIEAKQKLSKIRPVTISQASRISGVSPSDISVLLIYMGR